In Streptomyces alboniger, the following are encoded in one genomic region:
- a CDS encoding MarR family winged helix-turn-helix transcriptional regulator — MTDSAHHDQAGSARRDPQDLLSRAALTVFRLNGQFLVRSEELARPAGLTAAWWQVLGAVLREPLPVAGVARAMGITRQSVQRVADILVREGLAEYVPNPAHRRAKLLRPTDRGRAAVAKIDPGHAELAGWLAAALGEDEFAHTVRALERLSEALDAVADPDAEPVTEP; from the coding sequence ATGACCGACTCCGCACACCACGATCAGGCCGGCTCCGCACGCCGTGATCCGCAGGACCTGCTCAGCCGGGCGGCGCTCACCGTCTTCCGGCTGAACGGGCAGTTCCTCGTCCGCTCCGAGGAGCTGGCGAGGCCCGCGGGCCTGACCGCCGCCTGGTGGCAGGTGCTCGGCGCCGTGCTGCGCGAGCCGCTGCCGGTGGCGGGGGTCGCCCGCGCGATGGGCATCACGCGGCAGAGCGTGCAGCGCGTGGCGGACATCCTCGTACGCGAGGGTCTCGCCGAGTACGTGCCGAACCCCGCGCACCGCCGCGCCAAGCTGCTGCGCCCCACGGACCGGGGCAGGGCGGCCGTGGCGAAGATCGATCCGGGCCACGCGGAACTCGCCGGATGGCTCGCGGCGGCGCTCGGCGAGGACGAATTCGCCCATACCGTAAGGGCTTTGGAACGCCTGTCCGAGGCGCTGGACGCGGTGGCCGACCCGGATGCGGAACCCGTTACGGAACCGTAG
- a CDS encoding DJ-1/PfpI family protein, whose product MSRKPVHLAVYDTFADWETGHTTAWLARVGYEIRTVGPSAAPVTSIGGLRVQPDLSLAELRPEDSSLLILPGADLWDTSDDLAPFARTARAFLDAGVPVGAICGATAGIAREGLLDDRAHTSGAAMYLAASGYKGGERYVETDAVTDGDLITAGPTEPVAFAREVFGRLGDVFEGEKLDAWYRLFHDSDPAAYETLNS is encoded by the coding sequence ATGTCCCGCAAGCCCGTACACCTCGCCGTCTACGACACCTTCGCCGACTGGGAGACCGGTCACACCACGGCGTGGCTCGCCCGCGTCGGCTACGAGATCCGCACGGTCGGCCCCTCGGCCGCCCCGGTCACCTCCATCGGCGGCCTGCGCGTCCAGCCCGATCTGTCACTCGCCGAACTGCGCCCCGAGGACAGCTCGTTGCTGATCCTGCCCGGCGCCGATCTGTGGGACACGAGCGACGACCTCGCGCCCTTCGCCCGCACGGCCCGCGCGTTCCTCGACGCGGGGGTGCCGGTCGGCGCGATCTGCGGGGCCACGGCGGGGATCGCCCGCGAGGGGCTGCTCGACGACCGGGCGCACACCAGCGGCGCCGCGATGTATCTGGCGGCCTCCGGCTACAAGGGCGGCGAGCGGTACGTCGAGACGGACGCGGTCACCGACGGCGACCTGATCACGGCCGGCCCGACCGAGCCGGTCGCGTTCGCGCGGGAGGTCTTCGGGCGGCTCGGCGATGTCTTCGAGGGCGAGAAGCTCGACGCGTGGTACCGCCTCTTCCACGACTCGGACCCGGCGGCGTACGAGACGCTGAACTCGTGA
- a CDS encoding diacylglycerol kinase family protein, translating into MVSARDQLLVVIDPVARLTDGESVRIARDVLGAGAAVRVCLPDSPEDFTKALARRGARRLVVIGDDRALLRAVAALHRERVLGGTALSLVPVGAAQSLARSLGVPAGAVAASRAVLEGVERRMDLLVDDSDGVVLRDLRIPSGGVGAGASGASGASGGFGGSWVAGAARLGGVSRGAWPSRGSRGSRGSRGSERAGVAETAGISETAAGVSETAGASGVAGGGSGEGHAWLRSCQSFVRTLAARPSRVASAPGPGPSRLRIEADGVTLVDLDKPVEGVRVSAGDGGLAQVEIRPSSVGAEAAALRVRARTVTVSGADFRYRADSAVAGPVRTRTWTVRQGAWALTLPR; encoded by the coding sequence ATGGTGTCGGCTCGCGACCAGCTCCTTGTCGTCATCGACCCGGTGGCCCGGCTCACGGACGGCGAGTCGGTACGGATCGCGAGGGATGTGCTCGGCGCGGGGGCGGCGGTGCGGGTGTGCCTGCCGGACAGCCCCGAGGACTTCACGAAAGCCCTGGCCAGGAGGGGTGCGCGGCGGCTCGTGGTGATCGGCGACGACCGGGCGCTGCTGCGGGCGGTGGCCGCGCTGCACCGGGAGCGGGTCCTCGGCGGGACCGCGCTCTCCCTCGTCCCGGTAGGGGCCGCGCAGTCGCTGGCACGGTCGCTCGGGGTGCCCGCTGGGGCGGTCGCGGCGTCGCGGGCGGTGCTTGAAGGGGTCGAGCGGCGGATGGATCTGCTGGTCGATGACAGTGACGGGGTGGTGTTGAGGGACTTGCGGATTCCTTCGGGGGGAGTGGGGGCGGGGGCTTCTGGGGCCTCTGGGGCTTCCGGGGGGTTCGGGGGGTCCTGGGTGGCCGGGGCGGCGAGGCTCGGTGGGGTCTCCCGGGGGGCTTGGCCTTCGCGGGGGTCGCGGGGGTCGCGGGGTTCTCGGGGTTCTGAGAGGGCTGGGGTCGCGGAGACGGCTGGGATCAGCGAGACAGCGGCTGGGGTCAGTGAGACGGCTGGGGCTTCCGGGGTGGCTGGTGGTGGCTCCGGCGAGGGGCATGCGTGGCTGCGGAGCTGCCAGTCCTTCGTACGGACCCTCGCCGCGCGGCCCTCGCGGGTGGCGTCGGCGCCGGGGCCCGGGCCCTCGCGGCTGCGGATCGAGGCGGACGGGGTCACGCTGGTCGACCTCGACAAGCCGGTCGAGGGCGTCCGCGTGAGCGCGGGGGACGGCGGGCTTGCCCAGGTGGAGATCCGGCCCTCCTCCGTGGGCGCGGAGGCGGCAGCGCTGCGGGTGCGGGCCCGGACCGTGACGGTGTCGGGAGCGGACTTCCGCTACCGCGCGGACTCGGCGGTGGCGGGGCCGGTCCGCACGAGGACGTGGACGGTCCGGCAGGGGGCGTGGGCGCTGACCTTGCCGCGGTGA
- a CDS encoding adenylosuccinate synthase, with protein sequence MPALVLLGAQWGDEGKGKATDLLGGSVDYVVRYQGGNNAGHTVVVGDQKYALHLLPSGILSPDCVPVIGNGVVVDPSVLLSELSGLNERGVDTSKLLISGNAHIITPYNVTVDKVTERFLGKRKIGTTGRGIGPTYADKINRTGIRVQDLYDESILQQKVEAALEIKNQLLTKLYNRRAIEAEQIVEQLLEHGENIKQYVADTTLILNNALDEDKVVLFEGGQGTLLDVDHGTYPFVTSSNPTAGGACTGTGVGPTKISRVIGILKAYTTRVGAGPFPTELFDQDGEDLRRIGGERGVTTGRDRRCGWFDAPIARYATRVNGLTDFFLTKLDVLTGWEQIPVCVAYEIDGKRVEELPYSQTDFHHAKPVYEMLPGWSEDITKAQTFSDLPKNAQGYVKALEEMSGAPISAIGVGPGRTETIEINSFV encoded by the coding sequence GTGCCCGCACTTGTGCTGCTCGGTGCTCAGTGGGGTGACGAAGGCAAGGGAAAGGCCACCGACCTGCTCGGTGGCTCGGTGGACTATGTAGTGCGCTACCAGGGCGGCAACAACGCCGGCCACACGGTTGTCGTAGGCGACCAGAAGTACGCGCTGCACCTCCTCCCTTCCGGGATTCTCTCCCCGGACTGTGTCCCGGTCATCGGCAACGGAGTCGTCGTCGACCCGTCGGTCCTGCTCTCCGAGCTGAGCGGTCTGAACGAGCGCGGCGTCGACACGTCGAAGCTGCTGATCAGCGGTAACGCGCACATCATCACGCCGTACAACGTGACCGTCGACAAGGTGACGGAACGCTTCCTCGGCAAGAGGAAGATCGGCACGACCGGGCGCGGTATCGGCCCGACGTACGCCGACAAGATCAACCGCACCGGCATCCGCGTGCAGGACCTCTACGACGAGTCGATCCTCCAGCAGAAGGTCGAAGCGGCGCTGGAGATCAAGAACCAGCTGCTCACCAAGCTCTACAACCGCCGCGCGATCGAGGCGGAGCAGATCGTGGAGCAGCTCCTGGAGCACGGCGAGAACATCAAGCAGTACGTCGCCGACACCACCCTGATCCTCAACAACGCGCTCGACGAGGACAAGGTCGTCCTCTTCGAGGGCGGCCAGGGCACGCTCCTGGACGTGGACCACGGCACGTACCCCTTCGTCACCTCCTCGAACCCGACCGCGGGCGGCGCCTGCACGGGTACGGGCGTGGGCCCGACGAAGATCAGCCGGGTCATCGGCATCCTCAAGGCGTACACGACCCGTGTCGGCGCGGGCCCGTTCCCGACGGAGCTGTTCGACCAGGACGGCGAGGACCTGCGCCGCATCGGCGGCGAGCGCGGTGTCACCACCGGCCGTGACCGCCGCTGTGGCTGGTTCGACGCCCCGATCGCCCGTTACGCCACCCGCGTGAACGGCCTGACGGACTTCTTCCTCACCAAGCTCGACGTCCTCACCGGCTGGGAGCAGATCCCCGTCTGTGTCGCGTACGAGATCGACGGCAAGCGCGTCGAGGAACTGCCGTACAGCCAGACCGACTTCCACCACGCGAAGCCGGTCTACGAAATGCTGCCGGGCTGGTCCGAGGACATCACCAAGGCCCAGACCTTCTCCGACCTGCCGAAGAACGCGCAGGGTTACGTGAAGGCCCTGGAGGAGATGTCCGGCGCCCCGATCTCCGCGATCGGCGTGGGTCCGGGCCGCACGGAGACGATCGAGATCAACTCGTTCGTCTGA
- a CDS encoding serine/threonine-protein kinase, with the protein MEKLGPGDPQRIGAYRLLARLGAGGMGQVYLARSGRGRTVAVKLVRQELAEQDEFRNRFRQEVQAARRVGGAWTAPVLDADTEAAIPWVATGYVAGPSLQTVVSRDHGPLPERSVNILAAGLANALKDIHAAGIVHRDLKPSNVLVTIDGPRVIDFGIARALETVTDGGLTRTGALVGSPGFMAPEQVRGDRITPACDVFCLGSVLAYAASGALPFGTANSGVHALMFRIAQEEPDLEGLPENLAELIALCLRKDPASRPSLDDVLERTGAQDTLSAGGTTLDPWLPGALVAQLGRHAVQLLDAEDPDEPGAGAAGAAGAAGAAAEGSAAEGGGAGGAGARADGSSDSDPSDAGPSDAGPAGSPSTGSPGAKAAGAGSAAAGAAAPGAAASGSAASGGGPTPPPPGAPGGAPLDHLPTMVSGQAPPPTPPPGAPSYGYPQHPQQHPQPAAYGYPHQAPPGYGPTPPYGPGMYTPLPTPPPEPPRRSGRSTAALVAVALIVAIGAGGTVYAVMNGEGSEKKGDDSKNSASSAPRTPGSSSPSAGPTSPDPSPSTDDEEGTVPDKYLGTWSGGIDNKFGHHTRRLTLQQGETGETALSLIAEGPGEDGGTYRCVFEGKLESASQERLHIGPTEITVGEPMSACTPGKASVVTILGNGKLRRANTDGTGELTYDRTG; encoded by the coding sequence ATGGAAAAGCTCGGGCCCGGGGATCCACAGCGGATCGGCGCGTATCGGCTGCTGGCGCGGCTCGGCGCGGGCGGCATGGGACAGGTGTATCTCGCTCGGTCGGGCAGGGGGCGCACGGTCGCGGTCAAACTGGTCCGCCAGGAGCTGGCGGAACAGGACGAGTTCAGGAACCGCTTCCGGCAGGAGGTGCAGGCCGCGCGGCGGGTCGGCGGCGCGTGGACGGCGCCCGTCCTGGACGCGGACACCGAGGCGGCGATTCCGTGGGTCGCCACGGGGTACGTGGCGGGGCCCTCGCTCCAGACCGTCGTCTCGCGCGACCACGGGCCGCTGCCCGAGCGGTCCGTGAACATCCTCGCGGCCGGGCTCGCCAACGCCCTCAAGGACATCCACGCGGCGGGCATCGTCCACCGCGACCTCAAGCCGTCGAACGTGCTCGTCACGATCGACGGCCCGCGCGTCATCGACTTCGGCATCGCCCGCGCGCTGGAGACGGTCACCGACGGCGGCCTCACCCGCACCGGCGCGCTCGTCGGCTCGCCCGGCTTCATGGCACCCGAGCAGGTGCGCGGGGACCGCATCACCCCGGCGTGCGACGTGTTCTGCCTCGGTTCCGTCCTGGCGTACGCGGCGTCCGGCGCGCTGCCCTTCGGTACGGCCAACAGCGGGGTGCACGCCCTGATGTTCCGCATCGCGCAGGAGGAGCCCGACCTGGAGGGGCTCCCGGAGAACCTGGCCGAGCTGATCGCGCTCTGCCTGCGCAAGGACCCGGCGTCGCGGCCCTCCCTGGACGACGTCCTGGAGCGGACCGGGGCGCAGGACACCCTCAGCGCGGGGGGCACCACGCTCGACCCCTGGCTGCCGGGCGCGCTGGTCGCCCAGCTGGGGCGGCACGCGGTGCAGTTGCTGGACGCGGAGGATCCCGATGAGCCGGGCGCGGGCGCGGCTGGAGCCGCTGGAGCTGCTGGAGCCGCCGCCGAGGGTTCGGCGGCCGAGGGCGGTGGCGCGGGCGGTGCCGGGGCGAGAGCCGACGGTTCCTCGGACTCGGACCCCTCAGACGCGGGCCCCTCGGACGCGGGCCCCGCAGGCAGCCCCTCGACCGGCTCTCCCGGGGCGAAGGCCGCAGGCGCGGGCTCGGCAGCTGCGGGCGCGGCTGCTCCCGGCGCCGCCGCATCCGGCTCGGCCGCTTCCGGGGGCGGGCCCACCCCGCCTCCCCCCGGCGCACCCGGGGGCGCCCCTCTGGACCACCTCCCCACCATGGTCTCCGGTCAGGCCCCGCCGCCCACACCGCCGCCCGGCGCCCCCTCGTACGGCTATCCCCAGCACCCGCAACAGCACCCCCAGCCCGCCGCCTACGGCTACCCCCACCAGGCGCCGCCCGGCTACGGCCCCACTCCCCCGTACGGGCCCGGCATGTACACCCCCCTGCCCACGCCGCCGCCCGAACCGCCGCGCCGCAGCGGGCGTTCGACCGCCGCGCTCGTCGCCGTCGCGTTGATAGTGGCCATCGGAGCGGGCGGCACCGTCTACGCCGTCATGAACGGCGAGGGCAGCGAGAAGAAGGGCGACGACTCCAAGAACTCCGCGAGCAGCGCCCCGCGCACTCCCGGCAGCAGCTCGCCGTCCGCGGGCCCGACGAGTCCGGACCCGAGCCCCTCCACCGACGACGAGGAGGGCACCGTGCCGGACAAGTACCTGGGCACATGGAGCGGCGGCATCGACAACAAGTTCGGCCACCACACGCGCCGGCTCACCCTCCAGCAGGGCGAGACCGGTGAGACCGCGCTGTCCCTGATAGCCGAGGGCCCCGGCGAGGACGGCGGCACCTACCGCTGCGTCTTCGAGGGCAAGCTGGAGTCCGCCTCCCAGGAACGGCTGCACATCGGCCCGACCGAGATCACGGTCGGCGAGCCCATGTCGGCCTGCACGCCCGGCAAGGCCAGCGTCGTGACGATCCTCGGCAACGGCAAGCTGCGCCGCGCGAACACGGACGGTACGGGTGAGTTGACGTACGACAGGACCGGGTGA